Proteins from a genomic interval of Arachis hypogaea cultivar Tifrunner chromosome 10, arahy.Tifrunner.gnm2.J5K5, whole genome shotgun sequence:
- the LOC112716765 gene encoding lysine histidine transporter 1 — protein sequence MEIEASNGHNNKTNVEKSERERQIDEWLPITSQRNAKWWYSAFHNVTAMVGAGVLSLPYAMSQLGWGPGVAVMILSWIITLYTLWQMVEMHEMVPGKRFDRYHELGQHAFGEKLGLYIVVPQQLVVEVATNIVYMVTGGTSLKKFHDTVCPSCKKIKLTFFIMIFASVHFVLSHLPNFNSLSGVSLAAAVMSLSYSTIAWAASVDKGVQENVQYGYKSGSAAGTVFNFFNALGSVAFAYAGHNVVLEIQATIPSTAEKPSKIAMWRGVVVAYIVVALCYFPVSFIGYWMFGNSVDSDILVSLEKPAWLIAMANMFVVIHVIGSYQVYAMPVFDMIETLLVKILKFKPTTTLRFVVRNIYVAFTMFIAVTFPFFDGLLGFFGGFAFAPTTYYLPCIMWLIIYKPKKYSLSWWTNWICIVLGVLLMIVSPIGGLRTIIIKAKTYKFYS from the exons ATGGAAATTGAAGCATCAAATGGTCACAATAACAAAACT aatGTAGAAAAATCAGAGAGGGAGAGGCAAATTGATGAGTGGCTTCCAATTACATCTCAAAGGAATGCGAAATGGTGGTACTCAGCTTTTCACAATGTCACTGCCATGGTTGGAGCTGGTGTTCTTAGTCTTCCCTATGCAATGTCACAGCTTGGATG GGGTCCTGGGGTTGcagtaatgatcctatcatggATCATCACCCTATACACGCTATGGCAAATGGTTGAGATGCACGAAATGGTTCCGGGGAAACGATTCGACAGATATCATGAACTGGGTCAGCATGCATTTGGTGAAAAGCTAGGGTTATATATTGTGGTGCCTCAACAACTTGTGGTTGAAGTTGCAACGAACATTGTGTACATGGTAACAGGAGGAACATCATTGAAGAAGTTCCATGATACTGTGTGTCCAAGCTGCAAGAAAATCAAATTGACATTTTTCATTATGATATTTGCCTCTGTTCACTTTGTACTCTCTCATCTCCCAAACTTCAATTCCCTTTCTGGTGTTTCCTTGGCAGCCGCTGTCATGTCCCTAAG TTACTCTACAATTGCTTGGGCGGCTTCTGTGGACAAGGGAGTTCAAGAAAACGTGCAATACGGTTACAAATCCGGTAGCGCAGCAGGAACAGTATTTAATTTCTTCAATGCCCTTGGATCTGTGGCATTTGCCTATGCAGGACACAACGTGGTGCTTGAAATCCAAGCAACAATTCCGTCGACGGCAGAGAAGCCATCGAAGATTGCAATGTGGAGAGGAGTGGTTGTGGCCTACATAGTGGTGGCGCTCTGCTACTTCCCTGTTTCTTTCATTGGTTATTGGATGTTTGGGAATTCAGTTGACTCTGATATCCTGGTCTCGTTGGAGAAACCAGCTTGGCTTATTGCAATGGCGAACATGTTTGTTGTTATTCATGTGATTGGAAGCTATCAGGTTTATGCTATGCCGGTGTTTGACATGATTGAAACTTTGCTCGTCAAAATACTCAAGTTCAAACCAACCACAACGCTTCGTTTTGTTGTACGTAATATATATGTTG catTCACAATGTTCATTGCAGTTACCTTTCCATTTTTTGATGGACTCCTTGGATTTTTTGGAGGGTTTGCTTTCGCTCCAACAACATACTAT CTACCTTGCATCATGTGGCTTATAATCTACAAACCAAAGAAATATAGTTTGTCTTGGTGGACTAACTGG ATCTGCATTGTGCTTGGCGTATTGTTAATGATTGTATCACCAATTGGAGGATTAAGAACAATCATAATCAAAGCTAAGACCTACAAATTTTACTCTTGA
- the LOC112716767 gene encoding cytochrome c1-2, heme protein, mitochondrial produces MAFQQFLRRKLQSHFHNPTLMSSMITKKDGVGSTDGISFRALALLGASVTGFFGFATTASADEAEHGLACPSYPWPHNGILSSYDHASIRRGHQVYTQVCASCHSMSLISYRDLVGVAYTEDEVKAMAAEIEVVDGPNDEGEMFTRPGKLSDRFPQPYANEAAARFANGGAYPPDLSLITKARHNGQNYVFALLTGYRDPPAGVSIREGLHYNPYFPGGAIAMPKMLNDGAVEYEDGTPATEAQMGKDVVSFLSWAAEPEMEERKLMGFKWIFVLTLALLQAGYYRRLRWSVLKSRKLVLDVVN; encoded by the exons ATGGCTTTTCAGCAATTTTTGAGGAGGAAACTCCAATCTCACTTTCAT AATCCTACTCTTATGTCATCCATGATCACAAAGAAAGATGGTGTTGGTTCTACTGATGGAATCTCCTTTAGAGCACTTGCACTACTTGGAGCTAGTGTCACTGGGTTTTTCGGTTTTGCAACGACAGCATCAGCTGATGAAGCTGAGCATGGCCTAGCATGCCCAAGCTATCCATGGCCTCACAACGGCATCCTCAGTTCATATGATCATGCATC GATTCGTCGTGGTCATCAAGTTTATACACAAGTCTGTGCTTCCTGCCATTCTATGTCTTTGATATCATACCGTGATTTGGTTGGTGTTGCTTATACAGAAGACGAAGTAAAAGCTATGGCAGCTGAGATTGAGGTAGTTGACGGCCCTAATGATGAGGGTGAGATGTTCACACGCCCTGGTAAACTCAGTGATCGCTTTCCTCAGCCATATGCAAATGAAGCAGCTGCTAGGTTTGCTAATGGAGGAGCCTATCCTCCAGATCTAAGTCTAATTACCAAA GCTCGTCACAATGGTCAGAACTATGTGTTTGCCCTTCTAACTGGTTATCGCGACCCTCCTGCTGGTGTCTCG ATTAGAGAAGGCCTGCACTATAATCCTTATTTCCCTGGCGGAGCTATTGCCATGCCTAAAATGCTTAATGATGGTGCTGTTGAATATGAAGATGGTACTCCTGCCACTGAAGCACAG ATGGGGAAAGATGTTGTGTCATTCTTGTCTTGGGCCGCCGAACCCGAGATGGAAGAAAGAAAATTG ATGGGATTTAAATGGATATTTGTTCTAACATTGGCATTGCTTCAAGCTGGCTACTACCGCCGCCTTAGGTGGTCCGTTCTAAAGTCTCGCAAGCTGGTTCTTGATGTCGTCAATTAG
- the LOC112718003 gene encoding uncharacterized protein, which produces MDGGADAWSVPAWGASSANAAPHDNRILNRIMLRFRPIAPKPVAGGSLPSSGEAQGSNGKAPLTGKRAKRKYVRVRRNSVSERKNNDKSHEKLGETSENVAVVTLQLMPEKEDPKQHSLAGDSWCKNVDLDLTVENIQILDNNLEPPRVAANLDSVKVLDPLPPPSLAAVESWVTVESVTGTCMGEGEGARGIGIGCCTDAEMVKSLEDDTCPAFVSDGYFRVGWVNEAFKKMVASEGNGLPLVWVKVKDNAAWCFCYSYPAFTCGVRLQYTWRNEKCTKMVPCDVWRLESGGFAWRLDVKAALSLGL; this is translated from the coding sequence ATGGACGGTGGTGCTGACGCGTGGAGCGTGCCAGCTTGGGGAGCCAGCAGCGCCAACGCTGCTCCTCACGATAACAGAATACTTAACAGAATAATGCTCCGATTTCGGCCGATCGCACCCAAACCTGTCGCCGGAGGCTCTCTCCCTTCCTCCGGTGAAGCTCAAGGTAGCAACGGCAAGGCTCCACTCACCGGAAAAAGAGCGAAGAGGAAGTACGTTAGGGTTCGCAGAAACAGTGTTAGCGAGAGAAAGAACAACGATAAATCTCACGAGAAATTAGGTGAAACAAGCGAAAACGTCGCGGTTGTTACCCTCCAGCTGATGCCGGAGAAGGAGGATCCGAAACAACACTCCCTCGCCGGAGATTCGTGGTGTAAGAACGTTGATCTCGACCTAACCGTGGAGAATATCCAGATCCTCGATAATAACCTGGAGCCACCGCGCGTGGCGGCGAATCTTGACTCGGTTAAGGTTCTAGATCCACTTCCTCCGCCGTCGCTGGCGGCGGTCGAGTCCTGGGTGACGGTTGAGAGCGTGACAGGCACGTGCATGGGGGAAGGCGAGGGAGCAAGAGGAATAGGAATAGGTTGTTGTACGGACGCTGAGATGGTGAAGAGCTTAGAGGATGACACGTGTCCAGCGTTCGTTTCGGACGGTTACTTCAGGGTTGGGTGGGTGAACGAGGCGTTCAAGAAGATGGTGGCGAGTGAGGGAAACGGTTTGCCGTTGGTGTGGGTGAAGGTGAAGGATAACGCTGCGTGGTGCTTTTGCTATTCTTACCCGGCGTTCACCTGCGGGGTGAGACTGCAGTACACGTGGCGGAACGAGAAGTGCACGAAGATGGTGCCGTGTGATGTTTGGAGATTGGAAAGTGGCGGCTTTGCATGGAGGCTGGACGTGAAAGCTGCACTCAGCTTGGGTctctga